A DNA window from Chryseobacterium sp. MEBOG06 contains the following coding sequences:
- a CDS encoding baseplate J/gp47 family protein has product MKKTDTFSHYREGKSQMQRFLAELDPGNLELHDFDLFDWLLFANNFANRVNYFNKDNNTKPQGNWGNFFLGDDTKAIPRRESVEYKSMKKQVTDLMSQFEQDSSLTPHLTLFVCFLKLLDFSKKAFNNLTKRHLDFYYNEILQIEKNDAKSDKTYVIFELAKKAIQERIPDGTLLDGGKDINGKKRVYKTNEELVANQAKVVVIKSFLNDVEKRELKMAPIANSADGLGDKLPEDSSYWWPFGYNSDETISDKSIYKELPKAKLGFSVASSLFDLKEGERTINFKIDFEKNSTQRLEGISDEVIQNNIKVLCSGEQGWFLGVGLKCIQNIESQLELSFTLPKDFPAVVKYDKKVHGEKFQTNFPVVRLIIEGKEYYDIYEALSEKLVKNIDIAVDVKGIKSVQIENDNNTLNAEKPYYPFTAQPVKGSNFYIKCPEMFSKKWLNADITINWKNTPDSITDLYNAYVIQPNQNISVKEFEGLKNSSIVRSDAYFRADTALLEKEVWSEKDRAIELFKKVENDYKTQFSIYNSSNESGTSEAIRLTLNQSSLQDVYPKLYTLALSSDPAARKPVPNEPYIPFAEDIELNYSARESAYSYLSKGVNGEASKSKGVEVYHEDAFGQYEKEVDTKSIVPVHQNGGELYIGLEAMPQATVSLLIQMLEGSENPLAKTFAEKEFIEWSILSKNTWIDLSDNLLKNESRKFLESGIVKFKIPKDISTSNTRFTDGLVWIRAKSRRSYDAVCKIQGIYTQAVLATFQNQDNDLSHLNNGLEAETIAKLITRVPQVKSVHQPYNSFDGKYKESDPEFYRRVSERLRHKHRAITQWDYEQLVLQEFPEVFKVKCLNHTSENSYMAPGHITLMVVPNIKDKNAFDIYQPRVSRASLNKIQNYVNELNTMHVKAQVINPNYKEAKVEIKVKFFEQYDETFYTRQLDEDIKKYISPWAFTDSKDIDFNVELNVNHMINYLEQLYYVDYIDEIKILVNNILQRQSLIEVDPKSILVSAKQHKVTITDQVCI; this is encoded by the coding sequence ATGAAAAAAACAGATACATTTTCACATTATCGTGAAGGAAAATCACAAATGCAGCGCTTTTTAGCAGAACTAGATCCTGGTAATCTTGAATTACACGATTTCGATTTGTTTGATTGGCTATTATTCGCAAATAATTTTGCTAACCGTGTAAACTATTTTAATAAAGATAATAATACAAAACCACAAGGAAATTGGGGAAACTTCTTCCTGGGTGATGATACCAAAGCGATCCCGCGCAGAGAAAGCGTTGAGTATAAAAGTATGAAAAAACAGGTTACAGATCTTATGTCCCAGTTTGAACAGGATAGCAGTCTGACCCCCCATCTGACCTTATTTGTTTGCTTTTTAAAATTATTAGACTTCTCAAAAAAGGCCTTCAATAACCTGACGAAAAGACATTTGGATTTCTATTATAATGAAATACTTCAGATTGAGAAAAATGATGCTAAGTCAGATAAAACCTATGTGATTTTTGAATTGGCGAAAAAAGCAATTCAGGAAAGAATTCCGGACGGTACATTACTGGATGGAGGTAAAGATATTAACGGCAAAAAAAGGGTTTACAAAACAAACGAAGAGCTTGTTGCCAATCAGGCAAAAGTAGTTGTGATTAAAAGTTTTTTAAACGATGTTGAAAAGAGAGAACTGAAAATGGCCCCTATAGCCAACTCTGCTGACGGTCTGGGAGATAAACTGCCGGAAGACAGTAGTTATTGGTGGCCGTTTGGATATAATTCTGACGAAACAATCTCAGATAAATCTATTTACAAAGAACTTCCGAAAGCAAAACTGGGATTTTCGGTAGCTTCATCATTGTTTGATTTGAAAGAAGGAGAACGAACAATAAATTTTAAAATTGATTTTGAAAAAAATTCTACGCAAAGACTGGAAGGTATTTCAGATGAAGTTATTCAAAACAATATCAAAGTGCTTTGTAGTGGAGAACAAGGATGGTTTTTAGGAGTCGGTTTAAAATGTATCCAAAACATAGAGAGTCAATTAGAACTTTCTTTCACATTACCCAAAGATTTCCCTGCAGTTGTAAAGTATGATAAGAAAGTACATGGAGAAAAGTTTCAAACCAATTTTCCTGTTGTAAGGTTGATAATCGAAGGTAAAGAATACTACGATATTTATGAAGCTCTTTCAGAAAAACTGGTAAAAAACATTGACATAGCAGTTGATGTAAAAGGAATAAAATCGGTTCAGATAGAAAATGATAATAATACTTTAAATGCTGAAAAACCATATTATCCATTCACGGCACAACCTGTTAAAGGATCTAATTTTTACATTAAATGTCCTGAAATGTTTTCCAAAAAATGGCTGAATGCTGACATTACCATCAACTGGAAAAATACACCAGATTCAATTACAGATTTGTACAACGCTTATGTCATTCAACCAAATCAGAATATCAGCGTAAAAGAATTTGAAGGATTAAAAAATTCATCTATTGTCCGTTCTGACGCTTATTTCAGAGCAGATACTGCATTACTGGAAAAAGAAGTTTGGTCTGAGAAAGACAGAGCTATTGAGTTGTTCAAAAAAGTAGAAAACGACTACAAAACTCAATTTTCTATCTATAATTCGAGTAATGAATCGGGAACGAGTGAAGCGATCAGATTAACGCTGAACCAGTCGTCTTTACAGGATGTTTATCCTAAATTGTACACATTAGCATTATCTAGTGATCCGGCAGCCAGAAAGCCCGTTCCGAATGAACCGTATATTCCTTTTGCTGAAGATATTGAACTGAATTACAGCGCAAGAGAAAGCGCATATTCTTACCTCAGCAAAGGTGTTAATGGGGAAGCATCAAAAAGCAAAGGAGTAGAAGTGTATCATGAAGATGCATTCGGACAGTATGAAAAAGAAGTTGATACAAAAAGCATTGTTCCGGTACATCAAAATGGAGGCGAACTATACATCGGACTGGAAGCAATGCCTCAGGCAACAGTTTCTTTACTGATTCAAATGCTGGAGGGAAGTGAAAACCCTTTAGCGAAAACGTTCGCAGAAAAAGAATTTATCGAATGGAGCATTCTTTCAAAAAATACATGGATTGATCTTTCTGACAATTTATTGAAAAACGAATCCAGGAAATTTTTAGAATCCGGTATTGTAAAGTTTAAAATTCCTAAAGATATCAGCACAAGTAACACAAGGTTTACAGACGGACTAGTTTGGATCAGAGCCAAATCAAGAAGAAGCTATGATGCGGTATGTAAAATTCAGGGAATTTATACTCAGGCTGTTTTAGCGACATTCCAAAATCAGGATAATGATCTTTCGCATTTAAATAATGGTTTGGAAGCCGAGACCATTGCAAAACTGATTACCAGGGTTCCACAGGTGAAGTCGGTCCATCAGCCTTATAATTCGTTTGACGGGAAATATAAAGAATCCGATCCTGAGTTTTACAGACGTGTGAGTGAAAGATTAAGACATAAGCACAGAGCGATTACCCAATGGGATTATGAGCAGTTGGTATTGCAGGAATTTCCGGAAGTTTTTAAGGTAAAATGTCTCAATCATACTTCTGAAAATTCATACATGGCTCCAGGGCATATAACCCTGATGGTAGTACCGAATATTAAAGATAAAAATGCTTTTGACATCTATCAGCCCAGAGTAAGCAGAGCGAGTCTGAATAAAATTCAAAATTATGTAAATGAATTAAATACGATGCATGTTAAAGCGCAGGTAATTAATCCGAACTATAAAGAAGCAAAAGTAGAAATAAAGGTCAAATTCTTTGAACAGTATGATGAAACATTTTATACCAGACAATTAGACGAAGATATTAAAAAATACATATCGCCATGGGCTTTTACAGACTCTAAAGATATTGATTTTAATGTGGAACTTAATGTAAATCATATGATTAACTACCTTGAGCAGCTGTATTATGTGGATTATATCGATGAGATTAAAATATTGGTGAATAATATTTTACAAAGACAATCCTTAATTGAAGTAGACCCGAAATCGATTTTAGTTTCTGCTAAACAGCATAAAGTTACCATTACAGATCAAGTATGTATTTAA
- a CDS encoding phage tail protein produces the protein MSTYPLVKFAFEVDWGGTKVGFQEVSGLNVEAGLIEYRHGASPDFSKIKMPGLKVFSNITLKRGTFKKDNEFFNWFQTTQLNTVERRTITISLLDENGEPAVTWKVKNAFPLKLQSTDLKAEGNEVAIETLELAHEGLTIENN, from the coding sequence ATGAGTACATATCCATTAGTAAAGTTTGCCTTTGAAGTAGATTGGGGCGGAACAAAAGTAGGTTTCCAGGAAGTAAGCGGTTTAAACGTTGAAGCCGGTTTAATTGAATACAGACACGGAGCGAGTCCTGACTTTAGTAAAATCAAGATGCCCGGCCTGAAAGTTTTCAGTAACATCACTTTAAAGAGAGGAACTTTCAAAAAGGACAATGAGTTTTTTAACTGGTTTCAGACTACTCAGCTTAATACCGTAGAGCGCAGAACCATTACAATTTCCCTTTTAGATGAGAACGGAGAGCCTGCAGTGACCTGGAAAGTAAAAAATGCATTTCCGCTTAAATTACAATCTACAGATCTTAAAGCTGAAGGTAATGAGGTGGCTATTGAAACCCTGGAACTTGCACATGAAGGATTAACTATTGAAAATAACTAA
- a CDS encoding DUF5908 family protein: MPIEIKELYIKINVDEKAAATTTATSVDEAQIMRAISESVEQVVNIEQRKKER, encoded by the coding sequence ATGCCAATAGAAATAAAAGAACTTTACATTAAAATAAATGTGGACGAAAAAGCAGCAGCAACCACAACTGCCACATCGGTAGATGAAGCGCAAATCATGCGGGCAATCAGCGAAAGTGTAGAGCAGGTAGTCAATATAGAACAACGTAAAAAAGAAAGATAA
- a CDS encoding CIS tube protein, whose amino-acid sequence MAGEIKKVTIGTYEDSTYGRIISSDAFVPLINPTGFSFTRRNDFNSEQENGATASDPKFVKAGPPSLQLEFLFDGTGVTESNPGNKLINKIKGKLFEKEAVTDQLYKFYEATGAYDGTIHKPHNVIVIWGKFEFKGILNEFTIDYKLFNNNGTPLRAIGKATFVGAISNELAAKTVKKNSPDLTHKRTVQDGDTLPLMTERIYGDSKYYLEVAKVNGIINFRQLTPGQDLFFPPIEKVS is encoded by the coding sequence ATGGCAGGAGAAATAAAAAAAGTAACTATAGGAACATATGAGGATTCTACCTATGGAAGAATAATTAGTAGTGATGCTTTTGTACCTCTTATTAATCCAACGGGATTTTCTTTTACACGTAGGAATGATTTCAATAGCGAGCAAGAAAATGGAGCAACAGCATCCGATCCAAAATTTGTTAAGGCCGGTCCGCCGTCTTTACAATTGGAATTTTTATTTGATGGTACGGGAGTAACAGAATCTAATCCAGGTAATAAGCTTATCAATAAAATTAAAGGGAAATTATTTGAAAAAGAAGCAGTAACAGACCAATTGTATAAATTTTATGAAGCGACTGGGGCGTATGATGGTACCATTCATAAACCACATAACGTCATTGTTATTTGGGGAAAATTTGAATTTAAAGGAATTCTTAATGAATTTACAATAGATTATAAATTATTTAATAATAATGGGACTCCATTAAGAGCGATCGGAAAAGCAACTTTCGTTGGGGCAATCAGCAATGAACTTGCTGCAAAAACGGTGAAAAAAAATTCTCCAGACCTTACCCACAAAAGAACAGTACAGGATGGAGATACATTACCCTTAATGACCGAAAGAATTTATGGAGACTCCAAATACTATCTGGAAGTCGCTAAAGTAAATGGAATCATCAATTTTAGACAGTTAACACCAGGGCAAGATCTGTTCTTTCCGCCTATAGAAAAAGTTTCATAA
- the vgrG gene encoding type VI secretion system tip protein VgrG, producing the protein MNNSGYIKTAKNPDLITFKVMSGGKELPGKYGVKSIVVEKEVNRIPYARIVILDGSVPEQDFKLSNEELLIPGKEIEITAGYHSEEETIFKGVVVKHNIKIRSGASYLIVECRDKAVKMTLGRKSKYFYESKDSDIIEELIGNSGLTADVEASSNSHKELVQYQASDWDFMLTRAQANGKLCFVEDGTIKVAKPDFSGKEVETVVYGSSVHEFDGEIDARDQFSKIIAKTWSYTDQELTEVEAQDPAINLNGNLSSGDLADVFGIEDLQLKHGGNLTQGELQEWSDAKATFQQLAKTRGRVKFQGIPSVKPGVSLALQGVGNRFNGKIYITGVRHEIAEGNWLVDAQFGLSPTWFSETYDISEMPGSGIIPAISGLHIGVVSQLESDPDGEDRILVQIPIINNEEEGIWARVATLDAGENRGSFFRPEIGDEVIIGFINDDPNDAVVLGMLNSSAKPAPIVASDDNNEKGFVTRSEMKMIFNDDKISYTLETPKGKKIIVDEDADVITIKDDHSNILTLNKEGISMESGKDIKIKAKGDINLEGTNINVKASAQLKAEGSSGSELKSGAVTVVKGSQVKIN; encoded by the coding sequence ATGAATAATAGCGGATACATAAAAACAGCGAAAAACCCGGATTTAATAACTTTTAAAGTGATGTCCGGAGGTAAAGAACTGCCAGGCAAATATGGTGTGAAAAGCATTGTCGTGGAAAAAGAAGTCAACAGAATTCCTTATGCCCGCATCGTAATTTTAGACGGAAGTGTGCCGGAACAAGACTTTAAATTAAGCAATGAAGAGCTGTTAATTCCCGGAAAAGAAATTGAGATCACTGCCGGATACCATTCTGAAGAAGAAACCATTTTTAAAGGAGTTGTTGTAAAGCATAACATTAAAATCAGAAGTGGAGCATCTTATCTCATCGTAGAATGCAGAGATAAGGCTGTGAAAATGACCTTAGGAAGGAAAAGCAAATATTTCTACGAAAGTAAAGACAGTGATATCATTGAAGAGCTTATTGGTAACAGCGGGCTTACTGCTGATGTAGAAGCCTCTTCAAATTCACATAAAGAACTCGTTCAGTACCAAGCGTCGGATTGGGATTTTATGTTAACCAGAGCACAGGCCAATGGCAAACTGTGTTTTGTTGAAGATGGAACCATCAAAGTTGCTAAACCTGATTTTAGCGGAAAAGAGGTAGAAACCGTTGTTTACGGATCATCTGTACACGAATTTGACGGAGAGATTGATGCAAGAGATCAATTCAGTAAAATTATTGCCAAAACATGGAGTTATACCGACCAGGAACTGACAGAAGTTGAAGCTCAGGACCCGGCAATTAATCTCAATGGGAATCTTTCATCGGGAGATTTAGCAGACGTTTTTGGAATTGAAGATTTACAACTTAAACATGGTGGAAATCTTACTCAGGGTGAACTGCAGGAATGGAGCGATGCAAAAGCAACTTTCCAACAGTTAGCAAAAACAAGAGGAAGAGTAAAATTTCAGGGCATTCCATCCGTTAAACCGGGAGTTTCATTAGCACTACAAGGAGTAGGAAACCGATTTAACGGAAAAATATACATAACAGGTGTTCGTCACGAAATAGCCGAAGGAAATTGGTTGGTTGACGCACAATTCGGACTTTCTCCCACATGGTTCTCAGAAACTTATGATATAAGCGAAATGCCTGGTTCAGGAATTATTCCTGCAATTAGCGGATTACATATTGGTGTTGTATCACAATTGGAATCTGATCCGGATGGCGAAGACAGAATTTTAGTACAAATTCCAATCATTAACAACGAAGAGGAGGGCATTTGGGCACGGGTTGCCACCCTTGATGCAGGAGAAAACAGAGGTTCATTTTTCAGACCGGAAATCGGAGATGAGGTAATCATCGGATTTATTAATGATGATCCCAATGACGCAGTTGTGCTGGGAATGTTAAACAGCAGTGCAAAACCGGCTCCTATTGTAGCTTCTGATGATAATAATGAAAAGGGATTTGTAACCCGAAGCGAAATGAAAATGATCTTCAATGATGATAAAATTTCATACACCCTTGAAACACCAAAAGGCAAAAAAATCATTGTAGATGAAGATGCTGATGTTATTACCATTAAAGATGACCATTCCAATATTCTTACGCTTAATAAAGAGGGTATCAGTATGGAAAGTGGTAAAGACATCAAGATCAAAGCAAAAGGAGATATTAATCTGGAAGGAACCAATATCAATGTAAAGGCAAGCGCCCAGCTAAAAGCAGAAGGAAGTTCGGGCTCTGAACTTAAATCGGGAGCAGTAACAGTAGTGAAAGGGTCCCAAGTTAAAATCAATTAA
- a CDS encoding PAAR domain-containing protein, protein MKPAARITDMHTCPMVTGTVPHVGGPIIPAGEPTVLIGGKPAARVGDKAVCTGPLDTIASGSSSVMIGGKPAARMGDSTAHGGVITAGEATVLIGG, encoded by the coding sequence ATGAAACCCGCAGCAAGAATTACAGATATGCATACCTGTCCTATGGTGACGGGAACTGTTCCACATGTTGGAGGCCCTATAATACCTGCAGGAGAACCTACTGTACTTATCGGGGGGAAGCCTGCAGCCAGAGTGGGAGACAAAGCAGTATGCACAGGACCTTTGGATACCATTGCATCAGGATCTTCAAGTGTCATGATAGGCGGAAAACCTGCCGCAAGAATGGGCGATTCTACAGCGCATGGAGGCGTGATAACCGCAGGTGAAGCTACTGTTTTAATAGGGGGGTAA
- a CDS encoding phage tail protein, with the protein MALLYPPTSFSFIVNGISTTEGIDSRFQSVSGLSTEITTEEYAEGGENRFSHQLPLRPKYPNLVLKRGLIVSSGLISWCRNAMENFEFEPRNLIITLSGGLQSTAPLMVWNVVGAYPVKWEVSEFNAEESKLAIETIELKYRYFTIPSSLASLGL; encoded by the coding sequence ATGGCTCTTTTATATCCTCCAACTAGTTTCTCTTTTATTGTTAATGGGATTTCAACAACAGAGGGTATTGACTCCAGATTTCAGTCTGTATCTGGTTTATCAACAGAAATTACAACTGAAGAATACGCCGAAGGAGGTGAAAACAGATTTAGCCATCAGCTTCCTTTGCGGCCAAAATATCCAAATTTAGTTCTTAAGCGTGGATTAATCGTAAGTTCCGGATTGATAAGCTGGTGTAGAAACGCTATGGAAAACTTCGAATTTGAACCCAGAAACCTCATCATTACCCTTTCAGGAGGACTTCAGTCTACAGCACCTTTAATGGTATGGAATGTAGTTGGGGCTTATCCTGTAAAATGGGAAGTTTCAGAATTCAACGCAGAAGAAAGCAAACTTGCTATAGAAACCATAGAACTGAAATACAGATATTTCACAATACCCTCATCGTTAGCAAGCTTAGGCTTGTAA
- a CDS encoding GPW/gp25 family protein, whose protein sequence is MKINTDFLGIGWSFPPEFNETEGKLAMTTDVEDINNSLLILLSTRPGERVMFPNYGCDLQEMLFKPLDLTLITQMTGIIERAILYHEPRINILSIDIDTQDELEGEVLIQIDYEVRNTNTRSNIVFPFYKGEATEI, encoded by the coding sequence ATGAAAATAAATACAGATTTTTTAGGAATAGGCTGGAGCTTCCCGCCTGAGTTTAATGAGACTGAAGGAAAACTGGCAATGACCACTGATGTAGAAGACATCAATAATAGTCTTCTTATTTTGTTATCAACACGTCCTGGTGAACGTGTCATGTTCCCTAACTACGGATGTGACCTGCAGGAAATGCTCTTTAAACCTCTGGACTTAACGCTGATCACCCAGATGACAGGGATCATTGAACGTGCTATTTTATATCATGAGCCCAGAATAAACATTTTAAGTATTGATATTGATACCCAGGATGAACTTGAGGGAGAAGTTTTGATACAAATTGACTACGAAGTAAGAAATACGAACACAAGAAGCAATATTGTTTTTCCTTTTTATAAAGGAGAAGCTACTGAAATATAA
- a CDS encoding PKD domain-containing protein, translating into MNAKLENITTQYRKFNENQALTEGQLNEFLDYFEDQDRLSRTRLSGVGVACGFQSTYTDLVLQPQAETKKPGTGDLELELNTIIITQGAGVTTDGDLITLRQPSVKPLETTVNFNAATYKYFRNYTDEVGYEHFRIGGHQIPLLELVTQAQYTQLKDKGAYVADFKHTKEIGSIYDKVMILYLESYSNEETPCQDADCDNTGAEQVSNLKVLLADSASVSGLMTKGDAKDTIYKAHNAYEELFDHLPKIEAKRVILDPAVKTATELRSRFQNATSTFAQLSDGFSAIADTFKVSINLGGETLLDRLKSLLAPTSRILADYQYRYDLLKDLIDTYNEIKGLILHLNAECCPDIASFPKHLLLGHVGAVSELGKYMPYRHGFYNSPINTTDDENYERVVMLANRFIQKINGFQSYTGAVKITPSNLYVRLGDKAIPYYYNVDKPLLTQWNFEKTKTDRETYNLSYHTINLASEDYVQNPLNYNIDNNDFYRIEGHLGQPYKTALQNINDLKAQYGLAFDVIALVLNKDGKSEGETPAKEKTVSIEDLRKQLTAISSDISNQKGGTQNTLLNISRLDDKLKLLNQAEFSKEGSSDGVTVVKQDPKKGDVVSEILSDFLERKSGLEHVAGVEPGGTFVLIYNNETDNQVLADFSLPYLCCSKKEPVFLVLPDSRLCQKDAPVAMTVVPENGEVKAFVNGVQIPAITQTAGQSFFNPGLVASTYLNQAIKFTVNDDAVEPQMIVYENPEITSVASGKVTYEKPTTNPNTTNPNASVEFNVVGNFAGLTFTWDFNDGSQIVQNEAPANLKTHVYKLIAGQEDTFNPTLTVTNANGCSTVYRLKPLKLVGQTTIACLTGMRVLIQYIDAKQGNHTCNEATFNLKGNGIIIGGSPNGNVFLSNTYESNDKKNYPAGYDKDTYRGPDRASEIIINKDEAQQIADKSPDGFISFSLECALTRCHTGVAWTQIFLADSKVPIYDGYPQNNFLSINPCTGETRK; encoded by the coding sequence ATGAATGCTAAATTAGAGAATATAACAACCCAATATAGAAAGTTCAACGAAAACCAAGCGTTAACAGAAGGGCAATTAAACGAATTTTTAGACTATTTCGAAGACCAGGACAGACTTTCGAGAACCCGTTTGAGTGGAGTGGGAGTAGCGTGTGGTTTTCAATCCACGTACACGGATTTGGTCTTGCAGCCTCAGGCTGAGACAAAAAAACCTGGCACCGGAGATCTGGAACTTGAACTTAATACTATCATCATTACACAAGGTGCCGGAGTTACCACAGACGGAGACTTAATAACGCTTCGCCAGCCAAGTGTTAAGCCATTGGAGACTACTGTAAACTTCAATGCTGCTACCTATAAATATTTTAGAAATTATACTGATGAAGTAGGATATGAGCATTTCCGTATCGGAGGGCATCAAATTCCTCTTTTAGAACTGGTTACACAAGCGCAGTATACTCAGTTAAAAGACAAGGGTGCTTACGTTGCAGATTTTAAACATACAAAAGAAATCGGCAGCATATATGATAAAGTGATGATTCTGTATCTGGAAAGCTACTCCAATGAAGAGACGCCGTGTCAGGATGCTGACTGTGACAATACCGGAGCAGAGCAGGTTTCTAATCTTAAAGTACTCTTGGCAGATTCAGCATCTGTATCAGGGCTGATGACAAAAGGAGATGCCAAAGATACGATCTATAAGGCTCATAATGCTTATGAAGAACTGTTTGATCATTTACCCAAAATAGAGGCTAAAAGAGTTATTCTGGACCCTGCCGTTAAAACAGCAACAGAATTAAGATCCAGATTTCAAAATGCTACCAGTACTTTTGCGCAGCTAAGCGATGGCTTTAGCGCTATTGCAGATACTTTTAAGGTAAGCATTAATCTGGGGGGAGAAACACTCTTAGATAGATTAAAGTCTTTATTGGCTCCTACATCCAGAATCCTTGCCGATTATCAATATAGGTATGACTTACTGAAGGATTTAATTGATACATACAATGAAATAAAAGGATTGATCCTGCATCTTAACGCGGAGTGCTGCCCGGATATAGCTTCTTTCCCTAAACACCTTTTGCTGGGCCATGTGGGAGCGGTATCCGAATTAGGAAAATATATGCCTTATCGTCACGGTTTTTATAATTCACCCATCAATACCACGGATGATGAAAACTACGAAAGAGTTGTAATGCTTGCTAATCGTTTCATTCAAAAAATTAACGGATTTCAATCCTATACCGGAGCTGTTAAAATTACTCCTTCCAATCTTTATGTGAGATTGGGTGATAAAGCAATACCTTACTACTATAATGTAGACAAACCATTATTGACTCAATGGAACTTTGAAAAAACAAAAACGGACAGAGAAACGTATAATCTAAGCTACCATACCATTAATCTGGCAAGCGAAGACTATGTTCAGAATCCATTGAATTATAACATTGATAACAACGATTTTTATAGAATTGAAGGACACTTAGGACAACCTTACAAAACAGCTCTGCAAAATATCAATGATCTAAAAGCACAATACGGATTAGCTTTTGATGTGATTGCGCTGGTCCTGAATAAAGACGGAAAATCCGAAGGCGAAACACCTGCCAAAGAAAAAACGGTATCCATAGAAGACCTCAGAAAACAATTGACTGCAATTTCCAGTGATATCAGCAATCAGAAAGGCGGTACACAAAATACTTTACTGAACATCTCTAGGCTGGATGATAAATTAAAATTACTGAACCAGGCTGAATTCTCAAAAGAAGGATCATCAGACGGTGTTACTGTAGTAAAACAAGATCCTAAAAAAGGAGATGTGGTAAGCGAAATTTTAAGTGACTTTTTAGAGCGAAAATCAGGCTTGGAGCATGTGGCTGGGGTAGAACCGGGAGGAACTTTTGTTTTAATTTACAATAATGAAACAGATAACCAGGTTCTTGCAGACTTCTCATTGCCTTACTTGTGCTGTTCTAAGAAAGAACCTGTATTCCTGGTGTTACCAGACAGCAGACTGTGTCAGAAAGACGCTCCGGTTGCGATGACAGTGGTTCCTGAAAACGGGGAGGTGAAAGCATTTGTGAATGGTGTTCAGATTCCGGCAATTACACAAACCGCAGGTCAGAGCTTCTTCAATCCTGGCCTGGTAGCTTCAACCTATCTGAATCAGGCCATTAAATTTACCGTTAATGATGATGCTGTGGAGCCCCAGATGATTGTCTATGAAAATCCGGAAATTACATCCGTAGCTTCAGGTAAGGTAACTTATGAGAAACCTACGACAAATCCAAATACAACAAATCCGAATGCATCAGTTGAATTTAATGTAGTTGGAAACTTTGCAGGACTTACGTTTACATGGGACTTCAATGACGGAAGCCAGATTGTTCAGAACGAAGCACCGGCAAATCTGAAAACCCACGTGTACAAACTGATTGCCGGGCAGGAAGATACTTTCAACCCGACACTTACAGTAACAAATGCTAACGGATGTAGCACAGTCTACAGATTAAAACCATTAAAATTAGTAGGACAAACTACCATTGCTTGTTTAACGGGGATGAGGGTGCTTATTCAGTATATAGATGCAAAACAGGGAAATCACACTTGTAATGAAGCTACATTTAATTTGAAAGGAAACGGAATTATCATAGGCGGCAGCCCGAATGGAAATGTTTTCTTAAGCAATACTTACGAAAGTAATGATAAGAAGAACTATCCTGCAGGATATGATAAAGATACCTATAGAGGACCTGATAGAGCGAGTGAAATTATCATAAATAAAGATGAAGCTCAGCAGATCGCAGACAAATCACCGGACGGATTTATCTCCTTCTCTCTTGAATGTGCATTAACCCGTTGCCATACAGGAGTTGCCTGGACCCAGATATTCCTTGCTGATAGTAAAGTTCCGATTTATGACGGTTATCCACAGAATAATTTCTTATCAATTAACCCTTGTACAGGTGAAACAAGAAAATAA